The following coding sequences lie in one Musa acuminata AAA Group cultivar baxijiao chromosome BXJ1-8, Cavendish_Baxijiao_AAA, whole genome shotgun sequence genomic window:
- the LOC135589129 gene encoding transcription factor TRY-like: MDNRRKKQRRASSRRESQEVSSVEWQFINMTEQEEDLIYRMYRLVGDRWDLIAGRIPGRKPEEIERFWIMRHGEGFAAARRYGKYR, translated from the exons ATGGACAACCGCCGTAAGAAGCAGCGCAGGGCGTCCAGCAGACGGGAGTCGCAAG AGGTCAGCAGCGTGGAGTGGCAGTTCATCAACATGACGGAGCAAGAGGAAGATCTCATCTATAGAATGTACAGGCTCGTCGGCGACAG ATGGGATCTAATAGCTGGCCGGATTCCGGGGAGGAAGCCGGAGGAAATAGAGAGGTTCTGGATAATGAGGCACGGTGAAGGCTTTGCTGCTGCCAGGCGATATGGCAAATACCGCTGA
- the LOC135587918 gene encoding abscisic acid receptor PYL8-like — protein sequence MVRARAVGRSGNGSGGLWRLADELNPPEVGCRAMEAECIRRFHRHEPMENQCSSCVLKHIKAPVQLVWSLVRRFDQPQRYKPFVSRCIVQGDFAVGCLREVNIKSGLPATTSTERLEQLDDNEHILSIKIVGGDHRLQNYSSVITAHPEMIDGEEGTLVIESFVVDVPDGNTKDDTCFFVEALIKCNLKSLAVISERLADQDLAESMAL from the exons ATGGTTCGAGCGCGAGCAGTAGGAAGGAGCGGCAACGGCAGCGGTGGGCTGTGGCGGCTCGCCGACGAGTTGAATCCACCGGAGGTCGGTTGCAGGGCCATGGAGGCGGAGTGCATCCGGCGGTTCCATCGACATGAGCCCATGGAGAACCAGTGTAGCTCCTGCGTCCTCAAGCACATCAAAGCCCCCGTCCAACTC GTGTGGTCTCTGGTGAGGCGATTCGATCAGCCGCAGAGGTACAAGCCTTTCGTGAGCAGGTGCATCGTGCAAGGAGATTTCGCGGTGGGGTGTTTGCGAGAGGTGAACATCAAATCGGGGCTGCCCGCGACCACCAGCACCGAAAGGCTGGAACAGCTCGATGACAATGAGCACATCCTCAGCATCAAGATTGTCGGAGGAGACCACAGGCTTCAG AACTACTCATCGGTTATTACTGCTCATCCTGAGATGATCGATGGTGAAGAAGGGACATTGGTGATAGAGTCATTCGTGGTGGATGTGCCCGATGGGAACACCAAAGATGATACTTGCTTTTTCGTGGAGGCCCTGATCAAGTGCAACCTCAAATCACTGGCTGTGATATCAGAGCGTTTGGCAGATCAGGATCTAGCAGAGTCGATGGCCCTCTGA
- the LOC135587921 gene encoding uncharacterized protein LOC135587921 — MAAARPPSKRRRTNRSEGGAAEGSPGKEGAPLVVLAHGAGAPSTSEWMLRWKEKLGEELDAVEVVTFDYPYISGGKRKAPPKAEKLVDHHLDVVKRAIKEYPGHPLILVGKSMGSRVSCMVAGKEDINVSAIVCLGYPLKGMNGVVRDETLLQLKAPTMFVQGSKDSLCPLDKLESTRKKMKCVNELHVIDGGDHSFKIGKKHQQSTGIDQDEAEGRSLKAIADFVNRSILEQC; from the exons ATGGCTGCTGCGCGTCCTCCGTCGAAGCGCCGCCGGACGAATCGGAGCGAGGGGGGTGCCGCCGAGGGGTCTCCTGGAAAGGAGGGCGCCCCCCTCGTGGTCTTGGCCCATGGCGCCGGGGCCCCATCCACCTCCGAGTGGATGCTCAG ATGGAAGGAAAAGTTAGGGGAAGAACTGGATGCTGTCGAAGTAGTCACTTTCGACTATCCCT ATATATCTGGCGGAAAACGCAAAGCTCCTCCCAAAGCAGAAAAGCTAGTTGATCATCACCTGGATGTTGTGAAACGTGCTATTAAAGAATATCCTGGGCATCCTCTTATTCTGGTCGGGAAGTCCATGGGATCAAG AGTCAGTTGCATGGTAGCTGGTAAGGAAGATATCAATGTTTCAGCAATCGTATGCTTGGGTTATCCACTAAAG GGCATGAACGGAGTAGTACGCGATGAGACATTATTGCAGCTAAAGGCTCCGACTATGTTTGTGCAG GGAAGCAAAGATAGCTTGTGTCCTCTGGATAAGCTGGAAAGCACCCGCAAGAAAATGAAATGTGTCAATGAGCTGCATGTGATCGATGGCGGTGACCACTCATTCAAAATTGGAAAGAAGCACCAACAGTCCACCGGGATAGATCAGGACGAAGCCGAAGGAAGATCTCTGAAGGCAATAGCCGACTTTGTCAACAGATCTATCCTAGAACAGTGTTGA
- the LOC103995063 gene encoding probable polygalacturonase has translation MVPSRASVLMAALLPLLLQCSVAVTEASCSDVVPMKRRREVISITDFGAVGDGKTLNTWPFKKAIYRIQHLRRRGGTLLYVPPGVWLTGSVSLTSHMTLYLARGAVIKATQDTRRWPLVDPLPSYGRGRELPGRRYMSFIQGDGISDVIITGENGTIDGQGEVWWNMWRRRSLHFTRPNLVEFKNSRDIIISNVVFQNSPFWNIHPVYCSNVVIKYVTVLAPHDSPNTDGIDPDSSSNVCIEDAHISTGDDLVAVKSGWDEYGIAYGRPSSGITIRRLTGSSPFSGVAIGSETSGGVENVLVENVNLYDTGIGIHIKTNVGRGGFVRNITVVNVSMNKVRKGIRIAGDVGDHPDEYFDRRAIPTVDGITIKNVWGVDVQQPGSIQGIKNSPFTRICLSNVKLWGVAKRSAPWKCVDVSGAALGVQPWPCSALARTISSGYCSTAF, from the exons ATGGTTCCTTCTCGAGCCTCGGTGTTGATGGCGGCCCTGCTGCCTCTCCTGCTGCAATGCAGCGTGGCGGTGACGGAGGCGTCGTGCTCCGACGTCGTGCCGATGAAGCGGCGAAGGGAGGTGATTTCGATCACGGACTTCGGAGCTGTGGGAGACGGGAAGACGCTCAACACTTGGCCTTTCAAGAAGGCCATCTATCGGATTCAGCACCTTCGACGCAGAGGTGGTACTCTTCTCTACGTCCCCCCCGGCGTTTGGCTCACAGGGAGCGTCAGCCTAACCAGCCACATGACTCTTTACCTGGCCCGAGGAGCCGTCATCAAGGCCACCCAG GATACACGGAGGTGGCCTTTGGTGGATCCTTTACCGTCGTATGGAAGAGGGCGGGAGCTGCCGGGCCGCAGATACATGAGCTTCATTCAGGGAGACGGCATCAGTGATGTGATCATAACAG GTGAGAATGGAACAATCGATGGTCAAGGCGAGGTGTGGTGGAACATGTGGAGGCGGAGATCTCTCCATTTCACAAGACCGAATCTTGTGGAGTTCAAGAATTCTAGAGATATTATCATTTCTAATGTGGTCTTTCAGAACTCTCCTTTTTGGAACATTCACCCTGTTTACTGCAG CAACGTGGTGATAAAGTACGTGACCGTGTTGGCTCCGCATGACTCCCCTAACACGGATGGAATAGATCCAG ATTCCAGCTCGAACGTCTGCATCGAGGATGCCCACATCTCAACTGGGGATGATCTGGTGGCCGTAAAGAGCGGGTGGGACGAGTATGGAATCGCTTATGGGCGTCCCAGCTCTGGCATCACGATCCGAAGGCTCACAGGCTCCTCGCCCTTCTCCGGCGTCGCCATCGGAAGCGAAACCTCGGGCGGGGTGGAGAACGTCCTGGTGGAGAACGTCAACCTCTACGACACCGGCATCGGCATCCACATCAAGACCAACGTGGGGAGGGGAGGGTTCGTAAGGAACATCACGGTGGTCAACGTGAGCATGAACAAGGTGCGGAAGGGGATCCGGATCGCAGGCGACGTCGGCGACCACCCCGACGAATACTTCGACCGACGCGCCATCCCCACCGTGGACGGCATCACCATCAAGAACGTGTGGGGCGTGGACGTGCAGCAGCCTGGATCGATCCAAGGCATTAAGAACTCACCCTTCACTCGGATATGCCTCTCCAACGTCAAGCTGTGGGGCGTCGCCAAGCGCTCGGCGCCGTGGAAGTGCGTGGACGTCAGTGGAGCTGCTCTCGGAGTCCAGCCATGGCCATGCTCGGCCCTCGCTCGCACCATCAGCTCAGGATACTGCTCCACCGCGTTCTAG